One Bacteroidota bacterium genomic window carries:
- a CDS encoding response regulator has protein sequence MEISSIHICLIDDDEIQNFINEKVIQRFIPNTTITKYLNAQLAIEHLKAGSLKPDVILLDINMPIMNGWDFLNVLHKENLEYIGDNKQITIYILSSSKDPSDIEKMKEYPILKGFFHKPLNLTSLQTLLDDRK, from the coding sequence GTGGAAATAAGCTCTATACATATCTGCCTGATAGATGATGATGAGATACAAAATTTCATCAATGAGAAAGTTATTCAACGTTTCATACCCAATACTACCATCACTAAATACCTTAATGCTCAGCTGGCTATAGAACATTTGAAGGCCGGTTCTCTTAAACCCGATGTTATTTTGCTTGACATTAATATGCCCATTATGAACGGATGGGATTTTTTAAATGTGTTGCACAAAGAAAATCTGGAATATATCGGTGATAATAAACAGATTACTATCTACATTTTATCTTCGTCAAAAGACCCTTCTGATATCGAAAAAATGAAAGAATACCCTATTCTTAAAGGCTTCTTTCACAAACCTTTAAACCTTACCAGCCTGCAAACCTTATTGGATGATAGGAAATAA
- a CDS encoding amino acid dehydrogenase, translating into MKSLLEKFQSKRPEIVFEWKDSETEAEGWVVINSLRGGASGGGTRMRKGLNKYEVESLAKTMEVKFSVSGPPIGGAKSGINFDPADPRKKGVLERWYKAVTPLLKYYYGTGGDLNVDEIHEVIPMTQANGVRHPQECVVKSHLKITDPAEQGRRIENLVSGVTKVLDDERFSPDLSKPYTVSDMITGWGVAEGVRHFYHLYGGVLNYKTAVIQGWGNVAAAAAYYLAKNGVTIVGIIDRDGGLIKQEGFTFDEIRHLFLTRDGNKLSAPNMLSFEEANEQIWKLKAEIFIPGAASRLVSKKNMDDLIEGGLEVMSCGANVPFADEEIFMGPIAEYADNHTAVIPDFIANCGMARVFAYLMSAEAQLTDEAIFHDASKIIFDAMAKVHQFNPKPTGLMKKGLEISLINLV; encoded by the coding sequence CTGAAAAGCCTGCTTGAGAAGTTTCAAAGCAAAAGGCCTGAAATAGTTTTTGAATGGAAAGACAGTGAAACCGAAGCCGAAGGCTGGGTGGTTATTAACTCACTGCGTGGCGGAGCATCCGGTGGCGGAACGCGTATGCGCAAAGGACTTAACAAATACGAGGTTGAGTCGCTTGCCAAAACTATGGAAGTTAAATTTTCAGTATCAGGCCCTCCTATCGGTGGTGCAAAATCAGGTATCAACTTCGACCCTGCCGACCCTCGTAAAAAGGGTGTGCTTGAGCGTTGGTACAAAGCGGTAACCCCATTGCTAAAGTACTACTACGGTACCGGCGGCGATTTGAACGTGGATGAAATACACGAGGTTATCCCAATGACACAAGCCAACGGGGTACGCCACCCGCAAGAATGTGTGGTAAAAAGCCACTTAAAAATTACTGACCCTGCTGAACAAGGCCGTCGTATAGAAAACCTTGTAAGTGGTGTAACTAAAGTATTGGACGATGAACGCTTTAGCCCTGATTTGAGCAAACCATACACCGTAAGCGATATGATTACCGGCTGGGGTGTTGCTGAAGGCGTGCGCCATTTTTACCACCTGTATGGCGGTGTTTTAAACTACAAAACTGCTGTTATACAAGGTTGGGGTAATGTGGCTGCTGCTGCTGCTTATTATCTTGCCAAAAACGGTGTAACTATCGTGGGTATTATCGACCGCGACGGCGGTTTGATTAAACAAGAAGGTTTCACTTTTGATGAAATCCGTCATTTGTTCTTAACCCGCGACGGAAACAAACTAAGCGCACCTAATATGCTTAGCTTTGAGGAAGCCAACGAGCAAATATGGAAGCTGAAAGCTGAAATATTTATCCCCGGTGCTGCATCAAGGCTGGTAAGCAAAAAGAATATGGACGACCTTATTGAAGGTGGTCTTGAAGTAATGAGCTGCGGTGCTAACGTACCTTTTGCCGATGAAGAGATATTTATGGGCCCGATAGCTGAATATGCCGACAATCACACAGCAGTAATCCCTGATTTTATTGCAAACTGCGGTATGGCTCGCGTATTTGCCTATTTAATGAGTGCTGAGGCACAATTAACGGATGAGGCTATTTTCCACGATGCATCTAAAATCATTTTTGATGCCATGGCAAAAGTTCATCAGTTTAATCCCAAACCAACAGGGCTTATGAAAAAAGGCCTTGAAATTTCGTTGATTAACTTAGTATAA
- a CDS encoding anhydro-N-acetylmuramic acid kinase, with protein MIMKYNVLGIMSGSSMDGVDLALCELQEDGGQWAYRIVEAETVPYDSKWRIRLSQLRKQTPAIYAKTDTFYGLYLGSLVNQFIKKHNVKVDLIASHGHTVFHQPESGFTAQVGAGSSLHGSTGLPVVSDFRTVDVALGGQGAPLVPMGDTLLFANYDACLNLGGFCNITAKRNGSLTAFDICPGNIILNRIARNLGKDYDHNGEIALSGSINYDLLKKLNELPFYTKTGAKSLGREWINSEFWPIVRDYEKANKQEDLMKTLADHVAGQIAKAIDALTDNQPEGYKILVTGGGAYNEALIDLMRTHSDAEFVIPEDKNIIEYKEALIFALLGLLRVKNQTNVLSAATGSKADNIGGALYGNFSSLI; from the coding sequence ATGATTATGAAATACAACGTTTTAGGAATTATGTCGGGCTCTTCGATGGATGGGGTTGACCTTGCTCTTTGTGAGCTACAAGAAGATGGCGGCCAATGGGCTTACCGCATCGTAGAGGCTGAAACCGTTCCGTACGATTCTAAATGGCGCATTCGCCTTTCGCAACTGCGCAAGCAAACACCTGCCATTTATGCCAAAACCGATACATTTTACGGCTTATACCTTGGTTCGCTGGTAAACCAGTTCATAAAAAAACACAACGTAAAAGTTGATTTAATTGCTTCACACGGCCACACCGTATTTCACCAACCTGAAAGTGGTTTCACTGCACAAGTAGGTGCAGGTTCATCATTACACGGTTCAACAGGTCTACCGGTTGTCTCTGATTTCAGAACGGTGGATGTAGCCCTTGGCGGCCAAGGCGCTCCTTTAGTTCCAATGGGAGACACCCTTTTGTTTGCTAATTACGATGCTTGCCTAAACCTAGGCGGCTTTTGCAACATAACAGCAAAACGCAACGGCTCACTTACTGCTTTTGATATTTGCCCCGGTAACATCATATTAAACCGTATTGCCCGCAATCTTGGAAAAGATTACGACCACAACGGAGAAATAGCACTGAGCGGAAGCATTAACTACGACTTGTTGAAAAAACTGAACGAACTGCCTTTTTACACTAAAACCGGTGCTAAATCATTGGGACGTGAGTGGATTAACAGCGAGTTTTGGCCAATTGTACGTGACTATGAAAAAGCCAACAAGCAAGAGGATTTGATGAAAACCCTTGCCGACCACGTTGCCGGACAAATTGCCAAAGCCATTGACGCCCTTACCGATAACCAACCCGAAGGCTATAAAATATTGGTAACCGGCGGCGGTGCATACAACGAGGCTCTTATCGACCTTATGCGCACCCATAGCGATGCTGAGTTTGTGATACCCGAGGATAAAAACATAATTGAATACAAAGAGGCTCTTATTTTTGCACTGTTAGGATTGTTGCGCGTTAAAAACCAAACAAACGTATTGTCAGCAGCAACAGGCAGCAAAGCCGATAATATCGGCGGCGCTTTGTATGGCAATTTTTCGTCGCTTATTTAA
- a CDS encoding adenylyltransferase/cytidyltransferase family protein, whose amino-acid sequence MENKISGMTGITRKYIEERLAALGVDATLINRYDEPQRFYHTLDHVIEILEYFKRYGALDNDVLFLSAVFHDIIYNPKALDNELKSKRLFKEVFNGPKEVKEEVELIIADTQTHETTSPLSAVFQKADIAVFDKPFEGLLDYENKIFKEFQYADWKLYRPERIRVLQQFNIDGKLNNLISYVANRKPSIGVYAGSFNPFHKGHYNILQKAEQIFDKVIIAFGKNLEKNNAKWPVPQTISFRQIEEYDGLITDFVKSLGYDVTLIRGLRNTEDLKYEMKQYRYMQDFMPEVKVVSLFSDPQFEHISSSSIRILEKYGKHQNYLLE is encoded by the coding sequence TTGGAAAATAAAATAAGCGGTATGACAGGAATAACCCGCAAGTATATTGAAGAAAGGCTGGCAGCGCTTGGAGTTGATGCTACGCTGATTAACCGTTATGATGAACCCCAAAGGTTTTATCACACGCTTGATCATGTGATTGAGATACTGGAGTATTTTAAACGCTACGGCGCACTAGATAACGATGTTCTTTTTTTGAGTGCCGTTTTTCATGATATAATTTACAACCCCAAGGCGTTGGATAATGAGCTGAAATCAAAGCGGTTGTTTAAAGAAGTATTTAACGGGCCTAAGGAAGTTAAAGAAGAAGTAGAGCTGATAATAGCTGATACACAAACCCATGAAACCACTTCGCCGTTATCGGCAGTGTTTCAAAAAGCGGATATCGCTGTTTTTGATAAACCGTTTGAGGGCTTACTTGATTACGAAAACAAGATTTTTAAAGAGTTTCAATACGCCGATTGGAAATTGTACCGCCCTGAAAGGATTAGGGTGCTGCAACAGTTTAATATTGACGGTAAACTAAACAATCTGATTTCTTATGTAGCCAACCGCAAACCCTCAATAGGGGTGTATGCGGGCAGTTTTAATCCTTTTCACAAAGGGCATTACAATATTTTGCAAAAGGCCGAGCAGATTTTTGATAAGGTGATTATTGCTTTTGGCAAAAACCTTGAAAAGAACAATGCTAAATGGCCAGTGCCGCAAACCATCTCTTTCAGGCAAATTGAAGAGTATGACGGACTGATTACTGATTTTGTAAAGTCGTTGGGGTATGATGTAACGTTGATTCGCGGCTTACGGAACACCGAGGATTTAAAGTACGAAATGAAGCAGTACCGCTATATGCAGGATTTTATGCCCGAAGTGAAAGTGGTAAGTCTTTTCAGCGACCCGCAATTCGAGCACATCAGCTCCTCAAGCATCCGTATTTTAGAAAAATACGGCAAGCACCAAAATTACCTGTTAGAGTAA
- a CDS encoding AMP-binding protein, which yields MPYLVLGNNNIPFSQLADSDFLFEGDLSPNQGVALHVAQQWLQGRQEFTIHTSGSTGTPKPIVWKRKLMEQSAQQTLSVLGVTSADKIFLCLSVHTAGGLMMLVRALLANIPVEVVEPSGNPMEKLSLQHDYTFASFVPLQMHHILTGYDMVSVQKLNRFKKILVGGATMNNDWARRFTDLDPEFYHTYGMTETYTHIALRKLNGVGTTPRYVPLKSVQVSKDREERLVINGVITGYADIVTSDRVRIFPDGSFEILGRMDNVINSGGVKIQLEKVESALASLKQLAGRDSFAWYVPDEELGQKLIAIIKGNPLPAMDEYEAKVDLRSYLERYEVPKQFFYIADFVLTDSGKVQRQKTAQLLFGK from the coding sequence GTGCCTTATTTAGTCTTAGGAAATAACAACATACCGTTTTCTCAGCTTGCTGATTCTGACTTTTTGTTTGAAGGTGATTTGAGCCCCAATCAAGGGGTTGCTTTGCACGTTGCGCAACAATGGTTGCAGGGCAGGCAGGAATTTACCATTCACACGTCAGGCAGTACGGGTACCCCCAAGCCGATAGTTTGGAAGCGCAAACTGATGGAGCAAAGTGCGCAGCAAACTCTTAGTGTATTAGGTGTTACATCGGCAGATAAGATTTTTCTGTGCCTTTCGGTTCACACGGCAGGCGGACTAATGATGCTGGTGCGTGCCCTTTTGGCCAACATTCCTGTTGAGGTGGTTGAGCCATCAGGCAACCCAATGGAGAAACTTTCACTACAACACGATTACACCTTTGCCTCGTTTGTGCCCCTGCAAATGCACCATATTTTGACCGGCTACGATATGGTATCGGTGCAGAAACTTAACAGGTTTAAAAAAATACTGGTGGGCGGGGCTACTATGAACAACGATTGGGCAAGGAGATTTACCGACCTTGACCCTGAGTTTTACCATACTTACGGAATGACGGAAACCTACACCCATATTGCTTTGCGTAAGCTAAACGGGGTAGGAACTACACCACGATACGTGCCGCTAAAATCGGTGCAGGTGAGTAAGGATAGGGAAGAGCGTTTGGTAATAAACGGGGTGATAACAGGATATGCTGATATTGTAACCAGCGACCGTGTGCGTATATTCCCCGACGGGAGTTTTGAGATTTTGGGCAGGATGGATAATGTGATAAACTCAGGCGGGGTAAAGATTCAATTGGAAAAGGTTGAATCGGCGTTGGCCAGTTTGAAGCAATTGGCAGGGCGAGATAGTTTTGCTTGGTATGTGCCCGATGAAGAGTTAGGACAAAAACTGATTGCCATAATAAAGGGTAACCCGTTGCCTGCAATGGATGAGTATGAGGCCAAAGTTGATTTGCGCAGCTACTTAGAGCGGTACGAGGTGCCCAAACAATTTTTTTACATAGCTGATTTTGTATTGACTGACAGCGGTAAAGTGCAACGACAAAAAACCGCACAGTTGCTATTTGGAAAATAA
- a CDS encoding efflux RND transporter periplasmic adaptor subunit: MKINKIVYIATFITLLGACKNSSTEGAKEADTHADEHEHGSHIELTAEQVKNAGIVLGSIEMRQLSGTIKATGVLDVPPQNLVSVTVTLGGFLQHTELLQGMQVSKGQVIATLKSNEYIQLQQDYIENRSRLEFLEAEYKRQELLAKDNVNALKTLQQSKADYEGTKAKAQGLRAKLQMAGAPLQQIEKGDISAVLNITSPISGYVTQVNVSLGAFISPGVEMFRIIDTKHLHAEIRVFERDLSKIKLGNLVHFSIAHETTDRKAHVYLIGREIEQDRTVRIHCHLDKEDPELLPGMFITATVETQSGTLPSLPNEAVVAYENKKYIFAFEGTKKEGDAEMNEYAMIEVTSGLSENGFTEVQLPTKTDMKELKVVTKGAYALLAKQFNSEEGGHGH; this comes from the coding sequence ATGAAAATTAACAAGATAGTATATATAGCAACGTTCATCACACTATTGGGTGCCTGTAAAAACTCGTCAACAGAAGGTGCAAAAGAAGCAGATACCCACGCGGATGAACACGAACACGGCAGCCATATTGAACTAACTGCCGAGCAAGTTAAAAATGCGGGCATTGTGTTGGGCAGTATCGAGATGCGCCAACTTAGCGGCACGATAAAAGCCACCGGCGTTTTGGATGTCCCCCCGCAAAACCTAGTATCGGTTACGGTTACATTGGGAGGATTTTTACAACATACCGAGTTGTTGCAAGGTATGCAAGTGAGCAAAGGGCAAGTAATCGCTACCCTTAAAAGCAACGAGTATATACAACTGCAACAAGATTATATAGAAAACCGCAGCAGGCTTGAGTTTTTAGAAGCTGAATACAAAAGGCAGGAGCTATTGGCCAAAGACAATGTAAACGCTTTGAAAACCCTGCAACAATCAAAAGCTGATTACGAAGGCACAAAGGCCAAAGCGCAAGGATTAAGAGCAAAACTGCAAATGGCAGGAGCTCCGCTTCAACAAATTGAAAAGGGAGACATTAGTGCGGTGTTAAACATCACATCGCCCATCAGCGGTTACGTAACCCAAGTAAATGTTAGTTTAGGCGCATTTATAAGTCCCGGTGTTGAGATGTTTAGAATTATTGACACTAAACACCTACACGCCGAAATACGTGTGTTTGAGCGTGACCTGTCAAAAATTAAGCTGGGTAATTTGGTGCATTTCAGCATTGCCCACGAAACTACCGACCGCAAAGCCCATGTATATCTTATCGGCCGCGAAATTGAGCAAGACCGCACCGTACGCATTCATTGCCATTTGGATAAAGAAGACCCTGAGTTGTTGCCCGGTATGTTTATTACCGCCACCGTTGAAACCCAAAGCGGTACGTTGCCTTCGCTGCCCAACGAAGCTGTAGTGGCCTACGAAAACAAGAAATACATTTTTGCTTTTGAGGGGACTAAAAAAGAGGGGGATGCAGAGATGAACGAGTATGCAATGATTGAGGTCACCTCAGGATTAAGTGAAAACGGTTTTACCGAAGTACAATTACCGACCAAAACGGATATGAAAGAGTTGAAAGTGGTAACCAAAGGTGCCTACGCATTGCTTGCCAAACAATTTAACAGCGAAGAAGGCGGGCACGGACATTAA
- a CDS encoding aminotransferase class V-fold PLP-dependent enzyme: MNTNRRKFITRSAIATAGALLLPRLGSGNNYTDLSGVPATDDENFWRLVRNNFPLDDKISYLNNGTMGPSPYSVIESQYTTMLEVDRTGKYGGWEDAVPALARFTGCKDDEICLTRNVTEGINIVCWGLDLKKGDEVIITNHEHVGNALPWLNRAKIDGIVLKVLQLADTAAENLNRINALITKKTRVIAVPHIPCTQGQILPAKEICTLAKEKGIYSFIDGAHGPGMLVLDLNDMGCDFYASCCHKWMLGPKGTGFLYVKHEKLNDIQAKWVGGYCDTGWSLLSNPPELKGYVDNAHRYYYGSMSAPLYKGVVAAVEFHELIGREKINQRITALASHFYKRMQELEGKVVLTTPAEAMSRGSVVSFTMPSLPGEEFTGIANKAGMRLRYVPENGLNFHRVSFHIYNTFEEADKLADLVAQSVK; this comes from the coding sequence ATGAACACTAACCGAAGAAAATTTATAACAAGAAGTGCTATTGCCACCGCAGGGGCGCTACTCTTGCCCCGGCTGGGAAGCGGGAATAACTATACTGATTTAAGCGGTGTGCCCGCAACCGATGATGAAAATTTTTGGAGATTAGTGCGTAATAATTTTCCGTTGGATGATAAAATCTCCTATTTGAATAACGGTACTATGGGCCCATCGCCGTATAGTGTTATTGAAAGCCAGTACACTACCATGCTTGAGGTTGACCGTACAGGAAAGTACGGGGGATGGGAAGATGCAGTGCCTGCATTGGCAAGATTTACAGGCTGCAAAGACGATGAAATATGCCTTACCCGAAATGTTACCGAAGGCATTAACATAGTTTGCTGGGGATTGGATTTGAAAAAAGGCGATGAGGTAATAATTACCAACCACGAACATGTGGGCAATGCCTTGCCGTGGCTAAACCGTGCTAAAATTGACGGTATTGTGCTAAAGGTACTTCAGCTTGCCGATACGGCTGCCGAAAACCTAAACCGTATTAATGCACTCATCACTAAAAAAACAAGGGTGATAGCTGTGCCTCATATACCTTGTACTCAAGGACAAATATTACCTGCTAAAGAAATTTGCACGTTGGCAAAAGAAAAGGGTATCTACTCTTTTATTGACGGGGCTCACGGGCCCGGTATGTTGGTGCTTGATTTGAACGATATGGGCTGCGATTTTTATGCTAGCTGCTGCCACAAATGGATGCTTGGCCCAAAGGGTACAGGCTTTTTGTATGTGAAGCATGAAAAGCTGAACGACATACAAGCCAAATGGGTAGGCGGATATTGTGATACCGGCTGGAGTTTGCTAAGCAACCCGCCTGAACTGAAAGGGTATGTAGATAACGCACACCGTTACTATTATGGCTCTATGAGTGCGCCTTTGTATAAAGGGGTGGTGGCAGCCGTTGAGTTTCATGAGTTAATAGGACGTGAGAAAATAAATCAGCGTATAACCGCTTTGGCATCTCATTTTTATAAACGGATGCAGGAATTAGAAGGGAAAGTGGTGCTTACCACCCCCGCAGAAGCAATGTCAAGAGGTTCGGTGGTGAGCTTTACCATGCCATCGTTACCGGGCGAAGAGTTTACGGGGATAGCCAACAAAGCAGGTATGCGTTTACGCTATGTTCCCGAAAACGGGCTTAATTTCCACAGGGTATCCTTCCATATTTATAATACCTTTGAAGAGGCCGATAAACTAGCCGATTTGGTGGCTCAATCGGTAAAATAG